Proteins from a single region of Pithys albifrons albifrons isolate INPA30051 chromosome 10, PitAlb_v1, whole genome shotgun sequence:
- the LOC139676437 gene encoding coagulation factor XIII B chain-like, whose translation METVVKMRFKTCFFFLVMICSGKLFAEGKPCDLPHIENGKIAQYYYSFKSYYFPMHKDKKLSYSCMVGYTTETGTQDGRITCTAKGWSPLPRCYRKCNKPLLENGFFYGTEMYFKIHEELQYKCNPGYHTPSGLTEDTVRCQPEGWSFQPSCTEKFESCQVPNLHHGSYFTVQQELQVNETLLYKCDEGYRTAGGNTTEAAVCLTHGWSLTPNCTRITCSSLSAVPHGGFYPVKKIYEEGDVVHFFCDKHYSVTEFDLIQCYSFGWHPDPPVCEDAKTKCPLPPVPPHGHITTVRRTYHNGDKVHIQCQRTFEIRGSEEIQCEEGKWTSPPICIGTMDKEEFETRPSLKSEAAIRANKTYGNEDMKIQQDCTSPPVIKNGAVLGPLLASYKNGSSVEYGCQRYHFLDGPRTVYCDQGNWTEQPNCLEPCTLSVTDMDSNNIQLKWRQEELIFLHGDLIEFECKEGYNFLQTTIPSPGRTQCDHGRLKYPKCILQAPTEKCDSPPSIANGALTLPPLTQYDSGSSVQYSCSDYHFLEGSERIYCSEGQWTSPPVCIEPCTLSKNEMEKNNVLLQGFYANQVYFYHGDYVGFYCKQNHFEAESGTTLFQVQCKRGQLTYPRCVERGK comes from the exons ATGGAGACAGTAGTGAAGATGAGATTTAAAACCTGTTTTTTCTTCCTAGTTATGATATGTTCAGGCAAACTCTTTGCAGAAG GAAAACCTTGTGATTTGCCACATATAGAAAATGGCAAGATTGCCCAGTACTATTACAGTTTCAAAAGTTACTATTTTCCTATGCATAAAGACAAAAAGCTTTCCTATTCTTGTATGGTTGGTTATACAACTGAAACTGGGACTCAAGATGGAAGAATAACTTGTACAGCGAAAGGATGGTCTCCACTGCCACGATGCTACA GAAAATGTAACAAGCCTCTTTtggaaaatggctttttttatGGTACAGAAATGTACTTCAAAATCCATGAGGAACTGCAATACAAATGTAATCCAGGTTACCACACTCCAAGCGGTTTGACTGAAGACACAGTACGGTGTCAGCCAGAAGGATGGTCCTTCCAGCCAAGCTGTACTGAAAAATTTG agtCATGTCAAGTACCCAATTTACATCATGGCAGCTACTTCACAGTCCAACAAGAGCTTCAAGTGAACGAAACGCTGCTGTACAAGTGTGACGAGGGATATCGAACAGCAGGAGGGAACACTACAGAAGCAGCAGTGTGTCTGACACATGGCTGGTCCCTTACTCCAAACTGCACAA GAATAACTTGCTCCTCTTTGAGTGCAGTGCCTCATGGAGGTTTCTATCCTGTGAAGAAAATCTATGAAGAGGGAGATGTAGTTCACTTCTTCTGTGACAAACATTATTCTGTCACTGAATTTGACTTAATTCAATGTTACTCTTTTGGGTGGCATCCAGACCCTCCAGTGTGTGAAG atgCAAAAACAAAATGTCCTCTGCCACCAGTTCCTCCTCATGGTCATATCACCACAGTGAGAAGGACATACCATAATGGAGACAAAGTCCATATACAGTGCCAAAGGACCTTTGAAATAAGAGGATCTGAGGAAATCCAGTgtgaagaaggaaaatggaCATCACCCCCTATTTGTATTG GAACTATGGATAAAGAGGAGTTTGAGACCCGACCATCACTCAAGTCAGAGGCAGCAATAAGAGCAAACAAAACATATGGCAATGAAGATATGA AAATACAGCAAGACTGTACCTCTCCACCTGTGATTAAAAATGGTGCTGTTCTTGGTCCGTTATTGGCAAGTTACAAAAATGGTTCCTCAGTAGAATATGGTTGTCAGCGTTACCACTTTTTGGATGGACCTAGGACTGTTTACTGTGATCAAGGAAACTGGACAGAACAACCAAATTGCTTAG AACCGTGCACTCTTAGTGTAACTGATATGGACAGCAACAACATACAGTTAAAATGGAGACAGGAAGAATTAATTTTCCTACATGGAGATCTCATAGAGTTTGAATGTAAAGAGGGATATAATTTTCTCCAGACTACAATTCCATCTCCTGGGAGGACACAGTGTGACCATGGCAGACTGAAATATCCAAAATGCATTCTGCAAG CTCCTACAGAAAAATGTGACTCTCCACCATCTATTGCAAATGGAGCTCTTACTCTCCCACCACTGACCCAGTATGACAGTGGTTCTTCAGTTCAGTATAGTTGCTCTGACTATCATTTTTTGGAAGGCTCTGAGAGAATCTACTGTTCTGAAGGACAGTGGACTTCACCACCAGTTTGTATAG AGCCATGTACTTTGTCAAAaaatgaaatggagaaaaataatgtgCTGCTGCAAGGGTTCTATGCGAATCAAGTTTACTTTTACCATGGCGATTATGTTGGATTTTACTGTAAACAGAACCATTTTGAAGCAGAATCTGGTACAACTTTATTTCAAGTACAGTGTAAGAGAGGACAGCTGACATATCCAAGGTGTgttgaaagaggaaaataa